A single Blastococcus colisei DNA region contains:
- a CDS encoding peptidase — protein sequence MNGTWMVASVAGALFGAAATPRLTTHGLAQLARIDAVRPGLAMASAAAGGGAGAAAIVTSHRAGTWWLVPALLVWGCALVAAASCDAVTQRIPTPLVRQAAVVTGVLLTVGFAMHGDWRGLFFSGLAAVAAGVVLLLCWRFAGAGFGDVRLAMLGGLGLGHATHHGLLLALAAFTLITVTQAVITLMRGGGRQSTFPYGPALAAGFLLAATL from the coding sequence ATGAACGGCACGTGGATGGTCGCCTCGGTGGCGGGAGCGCTGTTCGGCGCCGCGGCTACGCCCCGGCTTACTACGCACGGACTCGCGCAGCTGGCGCGGATCGACGCTGTCCGTCCGGGCCTGGCGATGGCCAGCGCCGCCGCCGGTGGCGGGGCGGGGGCCGCAGCGATCGTGACGTCCCATCGTGCGGGGACGTGGTGGCTGGTGCCTGCCCTGCTGGTCTGGGGATGCGCCTTGGTCGCCGCAGCCTCCTGCGATGCGGTCACCCAACGCATCCCGACACCACTCGTCCGGCAGGCCGCCGTCGTCACCGGCGTATTGCTGACCGTCGGCTTCGCCATGCACGGTGACTGGCGCGGCCTGTTCTTCAGCGGCCTCGCTGCTGTGGCGGCGGGGGTTGTCCTGCTGTTGTGCTGGCGGTTCGCGGGAGCAGGGTTCGGCGACGTTCGCCTGGCTATGCTTGGTGGTTTGGGTCTCGGACACGCCACGCATCACGGCTTGTTGTTGGCCCTCGCCGCGTTCACCTTGATCACCGTGACGCAGGCCGTGATCACGTTGATGCGTGGCGGAGGTCGCCAAAGCACCTTCCCCTACGGCCCTGCCCTCGCGGCGGGCTTTCTACTCGCGGCCACCCTTTGA
- a CDS encoding nucleotidyl transferase AbiEii/AbiGii toxin family protein gives MTLPRRVNATRATPDGRAYLDLRSEAKKAGRATAEYLRLYALEGFLTRLAASPHARHLVLKGGVLLAAYDLRRPTADIDFAALAQSREIDHVRQLVAEVARTVLPPGQDDGLEFDTSDVHAESIRDEDEYNGVRVTLRARLATAHETFHVDVNVGDPIWPQPETVHVPRLLGGQIDLLGYRSPWCSQRRWSPPLSAARRAPAGGTSATSTC, from the coding sequence GTGACCCTGCCGCGCCGCGTCAACGCCACCCGCGCCACACCCGATGGCCGCGCATACCTGGACCTACGGTCCGAAGCCAAGAAGGCCGGCCGCGCCACCGCCGAGTACCTGCGCCTGTACGCGCTCGAAGGATTCCTGACCCGGCTCGCCGCGTCGCCGCATGCCCGCCACCTCGTCCTCAAGGGTGGCGTGCTGCTGGCTGCCTATGACCTGCGCCGCCCGACCGCAGACATCGACTTCGCCGCGCTGGCTCAATCTCGGGAGATCGACCATGTCCGTCAGCTGGTCGCCGAGGTGGCCCGAACCGTCCTACCGCCCGGCCAGGACGACGGGCTCGAGTTCGACACCTCCGACGTTCACGCCGAGTCCATCCGAGACGAGGACGAGTACAACGGCGTGCGAGTCACCTTGCGCGCCCGGCTCGCCACCGCCCATGAGACCTTTCACGTCGACGTCAACGTCGGCGACCCGATCTGGCCGCAGCCCGAGACGGTGCACGTTCCGCGACTGCTGGGCGGGCAGATCGACCTGCTCGGCTACCGATCCCCATGGTGCTCGCAGAGAAGGTGGTCACCGCCGCTCAGCGCGGCACGGCGAGCACCCGCTGGCGGGACTTCGGCGACATCTACCTGCTGA
- a CDS encoding CpaF family protein, translating to MSTEDTASPRLGVAAARDLSRPARERPPLPAPEQLAAADAQRPAAAPVDATPVETREVSSSEYRIVVELRDRVSTRLTVEDRNYAPGPRRELTRKLIRDEYDQWLLHEANLGRPAPAVTTEDRIFAAVLAELDGLGRLAPLLARDDVEDIHFEGCEPTMLRMASGQLVPGPAIASSDEELEQLLRSIGSRSDDGQTSREFSSANPILNVRLKGVTELGARLQAAMDVLPRPAGVIRVHRFSDPSLDDLHEMNMVDSPMRAFLHAAILAGASPLVSGAPGVGKTTLLRALGNAIPWSNVVITVEDERELGLHLPRWDSDHRQLVRRHAVCRTFESRLPNAEGRGGFDMGDALHLALRASPTWVLVGEVRGAYVTALLEAATSGISSVMCTIHSPSADGVFDKVLINALKAHPAPSPELVLRSLAALNLVVHVHRDRDYARYVSGIYELGPIGDSGRPDLKPIFAPRAEDGRGQATGPGMLSESLAERLTAVGFDLNWLHPGASDWHTGPHRRERAS from the coding sequence ATGAGCACCGAGGACACCGCGTCGCCGCGGTTGGGAGTCGCGGCCGCCCGCGACCTGTCGCGGCCCGCTCGGGAGCGTCCGCCGCTGCCGGCGCCGGAGCAACTGGCTGCGGCGGACGCGCAGCGGCCGGCGGCCGCGCCGGTCGACGCGACGCCCGTCGAAACCAGGGAGGTCAGCAGCAGCGAGTACCGCATCGTGGTGGAGCTGCGTGACCGGGTGTCGACCCGGTTGACGGTGGAAGACAGGAACTACGCCCCGGGCCCGCGGCGCGAGCTGACCCGGAAGTTGATCCGCGACGAGTACGACCAGTGGCTGCTGCACGAGGCCAACCTCGGCCGTCCGGCTCCGGCAGTGACCACCGAGGACAGGATCTTCGCGGCCGTGCTGGCCGAGCTGGACGGGCTGGGGCGACTGGCTCCGCTGCTGGCCCGGGACGACGTGGAGGACATCCACTTCGAGGGCTGTGAGCCGACGATGCTGCGGATGGCCAGCGGTCAACTGGTGCCCGGGCCGGCGATCGCCTCCAGCGACGAGGAGCTCGAGCAGCTGCTGCGGTCGATCGGTTCACGGTCGGACGACGGGCAGACCAGCCGCGAGTTCTCCTCGGCCAACCCCATCCTGAACGTGCGGCTGAAGGGCGTGACCGAGCTGGGCGCCCGGCTACAGGCGGCGATGGACGTGCTCCCGCGCCCGGCCGGGGTGATCCGGGTGCACCGGTTCAGTGATCCGAGCCTCGACGACCTGCACGAGATGAACATGGTCGACTCACCGATGCGAGCCTTCCTGCATGCCGCGATCCTCGCCGGCGCATCGCCGCTGGTCAGTGGAGCGCCGGGGGTCGGCAAGACAACGCTGCTGCGTGCGCTGGGCAACGCGATCCCGTGGAGCAACGTGGTCATCACCGTGGAGGACGAGCGGGAGCTTGGTCTGCACCTGCCTCGGTGGGATTCCGACCACCGTCAGCTGGTCAGGCGGCACGCGGTGTGCCGGACGTTCGAGTCCCGGCTGCCCAACGCCGAAGGTCGAGGCGGGTTCGACATGGGGGATGCGCTGCACCTGGCGCTGCGCGCGTCCCCGACCTGGGTGCTCGTGGGGGAGGTCCGCGGCGCCTACGTGACCGCTCTGCTGGAGGCCGCGACCAGCGGCATCTCGTCGGTCATGTGCACGATTCACTCGCCGTCGGCCGACGGCGTGTTCGACAAGGTGCTGATCAACGCGCTGAAGGCGCATCCGGCGCCGTCCCCGGAGCTGGTCCTGCGCTCGCTGGCCGCCCTGAACCTGGTCGTGCACGTGCATCGCGACCGCGACTACGCCCGGTACGTCTCGGGCATCTACGAACTCGGCCCGATCGGCGACTCCGGTCGACCGGACCTCAAGCCGATCTTCGCGCCCCGCGCCGAGGACGGGCGCGGGCAGGCCACCGGGCCAGGGATGCTCAGCGAGTCACTGGCCGAGCGGCTGACCGCGGTCGGCTTCGACCTGAACTGGCTGCACCCGGGCGCCTCGGACTGGCACACCGGTCCCCACCGCCGTGAGCGTGCGTCGTGA
- a CDS encoding type II secretion system F family protein, which translates to MTGLQTATLAGMLIAGGLVLAVRALRPAPPSLVAALEQLAAEPTVRTAPTSTRDRWDWLPVPVPVARALDGHLGVSDADLAIIGWTRAQLAARKLTLALAGLLTPSLFGLVFVLLDVPVPFVLPAAVGLGIAVVGWFLPSAEARELADKARVEFRSNLESFLTLVAGERRARGSVEQALEEAAEISGSMPFVRMRRAIRRAALSGRKPWSELRDLGEELQVAELRNLADIAAVAADGASVYNTLLASARTLRHAELSDARTEANQVSERMSRPLALLVTGLTLFVLVPFMLRMFGISS; encoded by the coding sequence GTGACCGGGCTGCAGACAGCCACCCTCGCCGGGATGCTCATCGCTGGCGGCCTCGTACTCGCGGTCCGTGCGCTGCGTCCGGCGCCGCCGTCGCTGGTGGCCGCACTGGAGCAGTTGGCGGCCGAGCCAACCGTGCGAACGGCGCCGACGTCCACTCGAGACCGGTGGGACTGGCTGCCGGTGCCGGTGCCGGTGGCTCGGGCGTTGGACGGGCATCTGGGCGTTTCGGACGCCGACCTGGCGATCATCGGCTGGACCCGCGCTCAGCTCGCGGCCCGCAAGCTGACCCTGGCACTCGCCGGATTGCTGACCCCGTCGCTGTTCGGCCTGGTGTTCGTGCTGCTCGATGTTCCGGTGCCCTTCGTCCTGCCCGCCGCGGTCGGGCTGGGGATCGCCGTCGTTGGGTGGTTCTTGCCCTCGGCCGAGGCCCGTGAGTTGGCGGACAAGGCGCGGGTGGAGTTCCGGAGCAACCTCGAGTCTTTCCTCACCCTGGTGGCCGGTGAACGTCGGGCGCGAGGCTCGGTGGAGCAGGCACTGGAGGAGGCCGCCGAGATCTCAGGCAGCATGCCGTTCGTCCGCATGCGCCGCGCCATCCGCCGTGCAGCGCTGTCCGGCCGAAAACCGTGGAGCGAGCTGCGTGACCTCGGCGAGGAGCTGCAGGTCGCCGAGCTGCGCAACCTCGCGGACATCGCGGCAGTGGCCGCGGACGGTGCCTCGGTCTACAACACCCTCCTGGCCAGCGCCCGCACGCTTCGGCACGCCGAGCTGTCCGACGCACGTACCGAGGCAAACCAGGTCAGCGAGCGGATGTCCCGCCCACTGGCCCTGCTGGTCACCGGGCTGACCTTGTTCGTGCTC
- a CDS encoding hydroxyacid-oxoacid transhydrogenase: MSAAVPANPESVFTYGAPLLKFGSGASDEIGYDLSRYGVQRVLVVTDAGLAATGIPQRVADQMTGFGIEARVYDGVHVEPTDVSLIAAIEEARSTGPWDAFVAVGGGSSIDTAKAINLLTTNPGELMDYVNVPVGRGEAPSQPLKPLVAVPTTTGTGSESTTICIMDVISARVKTGISHARLRPTLAVIDPDLTRTQPPGVTAASGMDILCHALESYTARWYTTYDRKTPDQRVPYCGSNPISDMWSEKALTLMAGSFRRAVRHGDEVQARSDMAMAATFAGMGFGNAGVHIPHANAYPIAGQVKDFHPKDYPAEEPMVPHGMSVALTAPEAFRFTFEASPERHVRAAQLLAPNAGLPTAAEEFLPMVLVDLMRDIDIPNGVGAVGFGENDIPDLVEGTMKQQRLLATSPRDVTEDDIAGIFRRSMSLW, encoded by the coding sequence ATGAGCGCCGCCGTGCCCGCGAACCCGGAGAGCGTCTTCACCTATGGCGCGCCGCTGCTGAAGTTCGGAAGCGGGGCCTCGGACGAGATCGGCTACGACCTCAGCCGGTACGGCGTCCAGCGGGTCCTCGTGGTCACCGACGCGGGCCTGGCGGCGACCGGGATCCCGCAGCGGGTGGCCGACCAGATGACCGGGTTCGGCATCGAGGCGCGGGTGTACGACGGCGTCCACGTCGAGCCGACGGACGTCAGCCTGATCGCCGCCATCGAGGAGGCGCGGTCGACCGGTCCCTGGGACGCCTTCGTCGCCGTGGGCGGTGGCTCGAGCATCGACACGGCCAAGGCCATCAACCTGCTCACGACCAATCCCGGTGAGCTCATGGACTACGTGAACGTGCCGGTCGGAAGGGGAGAGGCGCCGTCGCAGCCGCTGAAGCCGCTGGTCGCCGTCCCGACGACGACGGGCACCGGCTCGGAGAGCACGACGATCTGCATCATGGACGTCATCTCCGCGAGGGTGAAGACGGGGATCAGCCACGCCCGCCTGCGCCCGACGCTTGCCGTCATCGACCCCGATCTCACCCGCACGCAGCCGCCCGGGGTGACCGCGGCCTCGGGCATGGACATCCTCTGCCACGCGCTGGAGAGCTACACCGCCCGCTGGTACACGACCTACGACCGGAAGACCCCTGATCAGCGGGTGCCCTACTGCGGATCGAACCCGATCTCGGACATGTGGTCGGAGAAGGCGCTCACCCTGATGGCCGGCTCGTTCCGGCGGGCGGTCCGGCACGGCGACGAGGTGCAGGCGCGATCGGACATGGCCATGGCCGCGACCTTCGCCGGCATGGGATTCGGCAACGCCGGGGTGCACATCCCGCACGCCAACGCCTATCCGATCGCCGGACAGGTCAAGGACTTCCATCCCAAGGACTACCCGGCCGAGGAGCCGATGGTCCCGCACGGCATGTCGGTGGCGCTGACCGCGCCGGAGGCCTTCCGCTTCACCTTCGAGGCGTCCCCGGAGCGGCACGTGCGGGCGGCCCAGCTGCTGGCGCCGAACGCGGGTCTGCCGACCGCCGCGGAGGAGTTCCTGCCCATGGTCCTGGTGGACCTGATGCGCGACATCGACATCCCGAACGGTGTGGGTGCCGTGGGCTTCGGGGAGAACGACATCCCCGACCTGGTCGAGGGGACGATGAAGCAGCAGCGGCTGCTCGCGACCAGCCCCCGTGACGTCACCGAGGACGACATCGCCGGCATCTTTCGCCGGTCGATGTCGCTGTGGTGA
- a CDS encoding class I SAM-dependent methyltransferase, with the protein MHAALGVHEYAVELARAALPDGGRILEVGAGCGALTLRLREAGFDVVPTDLDPPHDWIFRLDLNAPEWTDETRGPFDMVVCIETLEHVENPRQVLRSIRSLLGAGDRLLVSTPNVRHPHSRLKALLTGDPFLFGPDLYHRPGHISILPDWMLTEHLRQARFDRIEVRRGGSAEYSGARLLVHRIELSLLSLVGLRARADRGEGICVFATAVAA; encoded by the coding sequence GTGCACGCCGCTCTGGGGGTGCACGAGTACGCCGTCGAACTCGCGCGGGCCGCCCTTCCGGACGGCGGGCGGATCCTGGAGGTCGGTGCCGGGTGCGGCGCTCTGACACTGCGGCTGCGGGAGGCCGGGTTCGACGTCGTGCCCACCGATCTCGATCCTCCGCACGACTGGATCTTCCGCCTCGACCTGAACGCTCCCGAGTGGACCGACGAGACCCGGGGCCCCTTCGACATGGTCGTCTGCATCGAGACCCTCGAGCACGTGGAGAATCCGCGGCAGGTGCTGCGGTCGATCCGGTCACTGCTCGGGGCGGGCGACCGGCTGCTGGTGAGCACGCCGAACGTCAGGCATCCGCACTCGCGGCTGAAGGCGCTGCTGACCGGCGACCCGTTCCTCTTCGGACCCGACCTCTACCACCGGCCCGGCCACATCTCGATCCTCCCGGACTGGATGCTGACCGAGCACCTGCGGCAGGCGAGGTTCGACCGCATCGAGGTGCGCCGCGGCGGTAGCGCCGAGTACAGCGGCGCCCGTCTCCTCGTGCACCGGATCGAGCTGTCGCTGCTGAGCCTCGTGGGCCTGCGCGCACGAGCGGACCGAGGGGAAGGCATCTGCGTCTTCGCCACCGCGGTCGCCGCCTGA
- a CDS encoding PaaI family thioesterase, giving the protein MLSDSVLASRVQAVLDIPLHRFLGMQLRDVSEPSAGIWFPVAEPTRNQATVLHGGVVYTLMDVASFLALLPSLSDEEHAVTHDLTVSLLRPVAADARVDITGTVLRRGRQVAFMRAEATVDGQVVAAAQVTKSVVRLG; this is encoded by the coding sequence GTGCTTTCCGACAGCGTGCTCGCCAGCCGAGTGCAGGCCGTGCTCGACATCCCGCTGCACCGTTTCCTCGGCATGCAGCTGCGCGACGTCTCCGAGCCGTCGGCCGGCATCTGGTTCCCGGTGGCCGAGCCGACGCGGAACCAGGCGACGGTGCTGCACGGCGGCGTGGTCTACACGCTGATGGACGTCGCGTCGTTCCTGGCCCTGCTGCCGTCCCTGTCGGACGAGGAGCACGCGGTGACCCACGACCTCACCGTGTCCCTGCTCCGGCCCGTCGCCGCCGACGCGCGGGTGGACATCACGGGAACGGTGCTGCGCAGAGGCCGGCAGGTCGCGTTCATGCGCGCGGAGGCGACGGTGGACGGGCAGGTCGTCGCCGCCGCGCAGGTCACGAAGAGCGTCGTCCGGCTCGGCTGA
- a CDS encoding SAF domain-containing protein, whose protein sequence is MRTAAARRRASRKSLVLSVLLVLLGGLLALAAGQMLTARTEVLAVARDVQLGSTITTEDLTVANVTSDPNLSPIPASQLSQIVGMVAQVPLTRGELLTGAQVGPDSGFTAGEMLVALPLKEGQFPARGLSPGRQVLIVATPGSTGSTSGSGTPAAGTDGARDQQIDATVAEVGPLNQATQVTVIDVRVSADDGVRVAELASTGNLALIVLPAGR, encoded by the coding sequence GTGCGTACCGCAGCGGCGAGGAGACGTGCCAGCCGCAAGTCGCTGGTCCTGAGCGTGCTGCTCGTGCTGCTCGGGGGGCTGTTGGCCCTCGCCGCCGGCCAAATGCTGACCGCGCGCACCGAGGTGCTGGCGGTCGCCCGAGACGTGCAACTGGGCTCGACGATCACCACGGAGGACCTGACGGTCGCGAACGTGACGTCGGATCCCAACCTGTCACCGATCCCTGCCTCGCAGCTGTCACAGATCGTCGGGATGGTCGCCCAGGTTCCACTGACCCGGGGAGAGCTGCTGACCGGCGCCCAGGTCGGCCCGGACAGCGGGTTCACGGCGGGGGAGATGCTGGTCGCCCTGCCATTGAAGGAGGGGCAGTTCCCGGCCCGCGGGCTGAGCCCAGGCCGGCAGGTACTGATCGTGGCGACGCCCGGCAGTACCGGCTCGACCAGCGGCAGCGGTACCCCGGCTGCCGGCACAGACGGTGCCCGTGATCAGCAGATCGACGCGACGGTCGCCGAGGTCGGTCCGCTGAACCAGGCCACACAGGTGACGGTGATCGACGTGCGAGTCAGCGCGGACGACGGCGTGCGGGTGGCCGAGCTGGCATCGACCGGCAACCTGGCGTTGATCGTGCTGCCGGCTGGGCGGTGA
- a CDS encoding type II secretion system F family protein has protein sequence MTAGGLLLTLAGLLLSAGLVGVVGAVRGVSFLPERSPSVRSSSRRRATPLLPGALAAGVLVLLVTGWPAAALGAAGGVVFIPKVLGGSKEAKRLIATSEALADWTRRLADLINSGAAGSTRDALRRSLNSVPEPIAPAVTNLVTRMGPQGTETALRQFAREIDDPAAEKIAMVLILRERNGGPGLAEVLTALAADLDDRSRMVREVESERAKPRSNMRTIVVVTLVLVVGMTLFARTFLSGYSTPFGQIALLAVVAIFTTSLRWMRRLSEPVKPPRVLFDPDPAPVNP, from the coding sequence GTGACCGCCGGTGGGCTGCTGCTGACCCTGGCCGGGCTGCTGCTCTCGGCCGGCCTGGTCGGCGTCGTCGGGGCGGTGCGCGGCGTCTCCTTCCTTCCGGAGCGCTCGCCGTCGGTGCGCTCATCCTCGCGGCGACGAGCCACTCCACTGCTCCCCGGTGCTTTGGCCGCCGGCGTGCTCGTCCTACTGGTCACCGGCTGGCCGGCCGCGGCACTGGGCGCTGCCGGCGGCGTCGTGTTCATCCCGAAGGTGCTCGGCGGCAGCAAGGAAGCCAAGCGGCTGATCGCCACGTCCGAGGCGCTGGCGGACTGGACGCGGCGGCTGGCCGACCTGATCAATTCCGGCGCCGCCGGGTCGACGCGCGATGCGCTGCGTCGCTCCCTGAACTCGGTGCCGGAGCCGATCGCGCCGGCGGTCACCAACCTGGTGACCAGGATGGGACCGCAGGGCACCGAGACGGCCCTGCGGCAGTTCGCCCGCGAGATCGACGACCCGGCCGCCGAGAAGATCGCCATGGTGCTCATCCTGCGGGAGCGCAACGGTGGGCCGGGGCTCGCCGAGGTGCTCACCGCGCTGGCCGCCGACCTGGACGACCGCTCCCGCATGGTCCGTGAGGTGGAGTCCGAACGCGCCAAGCCGCGGTCGAACATGCGCACCATCGTCGTGGTGACCCTGGTGCTGGTGGTCGGGATGACGCTGTTCGCCCGGACCTTCCTGTCGGGCTACTCGACGCCGTTCGGGCAGATCGCCTTGCTGGCGGTGGTGGCGATCTTCACGACGTCGCTGCGATGGATGCGCCGGTTGTCCGAGCCGGTCAAGCCCCCGCGGGTGCTCTTCGACCCCGACCCGGCTCCGGTGAACCCGTGA
- a CDS encoding type IV toxin-antitoxin system AbiEi family antitoxin domain-containing protein, which translates to MAWSGLPATFTYSQARAAGLTKHELYRLRDRGDVEAIGRGLYRQTSAPLADLDLVTIAERAPEATLCLTSALAEHGLTDTIPIEHDVALPRGTWHPHVDVPVHWHSFATDTFRIGRDRLALDDDTEIGLYSAPRTIVDVFRMRGAVGPDLAYEALRRWLRRGGQPVELLRIAKSFPRATSSLRQALEVLL; encoded by the coding sequence ATGGCCTGGAGCGGTCTGCCAGCGACGTTCACCTACTCGCAGGCGCGTGCAGCCGGTCTGACCAAGCACGAGCTGTACCGGCTGCGAGACCGTGGCGACGTCGAAGCGATCGGCCGCGGCCTATACCGCCAGACCAGCGCACCCCTGGCCGACCTGGACCTCGTCACAATCGCGGAACGGGCCCCCGAAGCCACCCTCTGCCTGACGTCGGCACTGGCCGAGCACGGGCTGACCGACACCATCCCGATCGAACACGACGTCGCGCTGCCGCGCGGCACCTGGCACCCGCACGTCGACGTTCCGGTTCACTGGCACAGCTTCGCGACGGACACCTTTCGTATCGGTCGTGACCGACTGGCCCTCGACGATGACACGGAGATCGGCCTCTACAGTGCTCCGCGCACCATCGTCGACGTCTTCCGTATGCGCGGTGCGGTCGGCCCGGACCTGGCCTATGAAGCGCTTCGCCGCTGGTTGCGACGCGGCGGACAACCGGTCGAGCTGCTCCGTATCGCGAAGTCCTTTCCCCGTGCGACTTCGTCGCTTCGGCAGGCTCTGGAGGTCCTGCTGTGA